The following are from one region of the Sciurus carolinensis chromosome 5, mSciCar1.2, whole genome shotgun sequence genome:
- the Mrps16 gene encoding 28S ribosomal protein S16, mitochondrial has protein sequence MVHLTTLLCKAYHGGHLTIRLALGGCTNRPFYRIVAAHNKCPRDGRFVEQVGSYDPLPNCHGEKLVALNLDRIRHWIGCGAHLSKPMEKLLGLSGFFPLHPMMITNAERLRRKRARELLLASQKTDTEATETEAS, from the exons ATGGTCCACCTCA CTACCCTCCTCTGCAAGGCCTATCATGGGGGCCATTTAACCATCCGCCTTGCTCTGGGTGGCTGCACCAATCGGCCCTTTTACCGCATTGTGGCTGCTCACAACAAATGTCCCAGGGATGGCCGTTTCGTGGAGCAGGTGGGCTCCTATGATCCACTGCCCAACTGTCATGGAGAAAAACTTGTTGCCCTCAACCTGGACAGGATCCGACATTGGATTGGCTGTGGGGCCCACCTCTCTAAGCCTATGGAGAAGCTTCTGG GTCTTTCTGGCTTTTTCCCTCTGCATCCCATGATGATCACAAATGCTGAGAGACTGCGAAGAAAACGGGCACGTGAACTTCTCTTAGCTTCTCAGAAAACAGATACAGAGGCTACAGAAACAGAAGCGAGTTGA